In a single window of the Rhizoctonia solani chromosome 16, complete sequence genome:
- a CDS encoding glutamyl-tRNA synthetase: MQNDIRDSVTSLAQSHTTIMAGKSVSFLPSSTPFSYAVLGLSAFLGIPYSFDLEQTDGLVLTVDGVSTSNAADALHQLADNVGRAGDSETSTRFHEIATSLPTKTAFAELSPIIDTIDDHLAYRTFIIGHALTAADWAVWGALRASIQAVGVLKRGAHPHVQRWMSYIESLTSTQQALAALTEVKSKKGQGSKAAASFSLGLPDAVKGQVITRFPPEPSGYLHIGHAKAAILNQYFARMYEGKLIVRFDDTNPSKERSEFQETILEDLKLLGIEPDILTHTSDYFDKLYEYGVQMIKSGKAYADDTGVEQMREERTNGIASKHRDDPVEENLKRFEEMKSGSTEGARWCIRAKISVDDPNKALRDPVIYRCNATPHHITGDKWKIYPTYDFACPIVDSIEGVTHALRTNEYRDRNPQYAWMIEALGLRKVIVWDFSRINFIYTLLSKRKLHWFVDEKLVSGWDDPRFPTVRGIRRRGMTVEALRQFMLAQGPSQAQLMLEWDTFWALNKKVIDPVAPRHWAIAKEGMVTATINSAVEEVKEVPLHKKNPDVGNKKTVYSKNVIMEKEDADSFEDKEEITLMDWGNAILKSKSDGALEFDLHLEGDFKKTKKKVTWLALPTPNQALVHATLLDYDYLITKKKLDEGDNVEDFVTPVTEFRTECWADANVLNLKKGDIMQFERKGYYIVDGVYDDPESQVSGAKRMEFVKIPDGRAAGLASKAGPEAVDASAKPKKDKASGGTLESLYADKGHPEGTKVYLSEGKTGYEIPITTKMYSVDKVGGEVSVSPEADTKMYAVKSVYDMS, encoded by the exons ATGCAAAATGATATTCGTGACTCGGTGACCTCCCTTGCCCAGTCGCATACAACGATCATGGCTGGCAAAAGTGTTAGCTTCCTCCCTTCTTCGACTCCGTTTTCTTATGCAGTTCTCGGATTATCGGCATTTCTTGGAATTCCATATTCGTTCGATCTGGAGCAAACCGATGGTCTTGTCTTGACTGTGGATGGTGTAAGCACTTCGAATGCCGCGGACGCCCTGCATCAACTGGCAGACAATGTCGGACGTGCAGGGGACTCTGAAACT AGTACTAGATTCCATGAAATTGCAACATCTCTTCCGACTAAAACCGCATTTGCGGAGCTCTCACCGATTATCGATACTATCGACGATCATCTGGCATATAGAACATTTATTATAGGACATGCATTAACTGCTGCTGATTGGGCAGTCTGGGGAGCACTTAGAG CGAGCATCCAGGCTGTAGGCGTCTTGAAGCGTGGTGCCCATCCACATGTGCAGCGTTGGATGAGTTACATCGAATCTCTTACTTCGACTCAACAGGCATTGGCAGCATTGACGGAAGTTAAATCTAAAAAG GGCCAAGGATCAAAGGCCGCCGCTTCGTTCTCTCTCGGTCTGCCTGATGCTGTCAAAGGACAAGTGATCACACGATTCCCACCGGAGCCCAGTGGTTATCTTCACATCGGCCATGCCAAAGCGGCTATTCTCAACCAATACTTTGCCAGGATGTATGAGGGAAAGCTGATCGTTCGTTTTGACGATACTAATCCTTCGAAAGAGCGG TCTGAATTCCAGGAAACTATTCTCGAGGATTTGAAACTCTTGGGAATCGAGCCTGACATCTTGACACATACTTCTGATTATTTTGACAAACTCTACGAATATGGGGTGCAGATGATAAAGTCAGGAAAAGCCTACGCAGACGACACTGGCGTCGAGCAGATGCGCGAGGAACGAACCAATGGAATCGCTTCCAAGCATCGCGATGATCCTGTCGAGGAGAACTTGAAGCGCTTTGAGGAGATGAAATCCGGCAGTACTGAAGGCGCACGATGGTGTATCCGAGCTAAAATTAGCGTCGACGACCCCAACAAGGCACTTCGTGATCCAGTTATTTATCGATGCAATGCGACACCTCATCATATTACTGG CGATAAATGGAAAATTTACCCAACTTATGATTTTGCTTGCCCTATCGTTGATTCGATCGAGGGAGTGACTCACGCGCTTCGTACCAACGAGTACCGCGACCGCAATCCTCAGTATGCATGGATGATTGAAGCTCTCGGATTGCGTAAGGTTATCGTCTGGGACTTTAG CCGAATTAATTTCATCTATACCCTCTTGTCCAAGCGAAAGCTCCACTGGTTTGTGGATGAGAAACTTGTTTCTGGTTGGGACGACCCGCGTTTCCCCACAGTTCGGG GTATCCGACGCCGAGGTATGACGGTAGAAGCACTTCGCCAGTTCATGCTAGCCCAAGGACCGTCTCAGGCTCAGCTTATGCTAGAGTGGGATACATTCTGGGCGCTGAACAAGAAAGTTATCGATCCAGTTGCCCCACGTCACTGGGCCATTGCGAAAGAGGGCAT GGTGACTGCCACTATAAACAGCGCTGTTGAGGAAGTTAAAGAGGTGCCTCTTCACAAGAAGAACCCGGACGTAGGCAACAAGAAGACAGTCTACTCAAAGAACGTGATCATGGAGAAGGAAGATGCAGATTCATTCGAAGACAAGGAGGAG ATTACTCTTATGGACTGGGGTAATGCAATTCTTAAATCCAAATCCGATGGTGCATTGGAGTTTGATCTTCACCTTGAGGGTGATTTTAAGAAGACCAAGAAAAAGGTTACCTGGTTAGCCCTCCCTACCCCTAATCAAGCACTCGTCCATGCTACGCTTCTCGATTACGATTACTTGATCACCAAGAAGAAGCTAGACGAGGGAGACAACGTTGAAGATTTCGTTACTCCTGTTACCGAGTTCCGCACGGAGTGTTGGGCCGACGCGAATGTGCTCAACCTCAAGAAGGGCGACATCATGCAGTTCGAGCGCAAGGGCTACTATATCGTCGATGGTGTTTACGATGATCCTGAAAGTCAAGTCAGCGGTGCGAAGCGCATGGAGTTTGTCAAGATACCAGATGGTCGCGCGGCAGGGCTGGCAAGCAAGGCTGGTCCCGAGGCAGTAGACGCATCAGCCAAACCAAAGAAGGATAAAGCCTCCGGTGGAACTTTGGAAAGCCTGTACGCGGACAAG GGGCACCCTGAGGGTACCAAGGTATATCTATCCGAGGGCAAGACCGGGTACGAGATTCCGATCACGACCAAGATGTATTCTGTAGACAAGGTTGGTGGAGAGGTATCAGTAAGCCCCGAGGCAGATACGAAGATGTATGCTGTCAAAAGTGTGTATGATATGTCTTGA
- a CDS encoding vacuolar import and degradation protein — MPSEQVVTTLPLAETHITATPQIKLCGTCHSPLTDTPELVFVGPASPGDVFNPSPFCGVCAERARSFDVFANPLGPRLRRQSTLAPMVEEPTEYTESQHPPATTTTTMATTTTATLPAHDPHVQSPQRMDLSPLTIGSGPDREHPRDSALRSRSAALSEPDPYADVTRLRLNNTRQDCLYPGASFVGIQKSGRNSYNVSVTIVNVDFPGSTLCGYLTIENLTDDHPQLTTYFDAEIIGPKYGFLTQSYGASEMDDMTHWGRFDSFRAIKSEMRRPGLTIRQKSLSERGFVFMRWKERFLVPEHQVRGIRGASYDGFYYVCVQLNSPAESPSATHSHPFREPTSPVQSYHPLPHLPHSQPHHTHSHVPPTRTRTMSSASANSARSPGPMLPEVLQSAEEFPPLSPTSSRRTSQSQPPQPQIHTQNLNHRATSPTSPRITRSRESFSGHGGGRGPRTSTATMTGFYFHQNSEPYQQLTLHHVPERTTSVFEFC, encoded by the exons ATGCCGAGCGAACAAGTAGTAACGACTTTGCCGCTGGCCGAAACGCATATTACGGCCACGCCGCAGATCAAGCTGTGCGGGACATGTCATAGTCCGCTCACAGACACGCCCGAGCTCGTGTTTGTCGGTCCCGCCAGCCCCGGCGACGTTTTCAACCCCAGCCCTTTTTGCGGTGTCTGTGCTGAGCGCGCCCGCTCATTTGACGTGTTTGCAAATCCCCTCGGTCCTCGTCTGCGCCGACAGTCCACACTTGCCCCCATGGTCGAGGAGCCGACCGAGTATACCGAGAGCCAGCACCCGCcagcgacgacgacgacgacgatggcaacgacaacaacagcaacacTACCAGCGCACGATCCGCATGTACAGTCTCCCCAACGCATGGACCTCTCGCCGCTCACGATTGGGTCGGGCCC TGACCGCGAACACCCTAGGGACTCGGCGCTTCGCTCTCGTTCCGCTGCCCTTTCTGAACCGGATCCGTACGCCGACGTAACCCGGCTCAGATTAAACAACACCCGCCAGGACTGCCTCTACCCTGGTGCCTCCTTCGTGGGCATCCAGAAATCCGGCCGAAACTCGTACAACGTCTCGGTCACAATCGTG AATGTCGACTTTCCGGGCTCAACGCTTTGCGGGTACCTCACCATCGAGAACCTCACCGATGACCACCCGCAGCTTACCACCTACTTTGATGCAGAGATCATCG GCCCTAAGTATGGCTTTCTCACACAGAGCTATGGCGCCTCTGAGATGGACGATATGACCCATTGGGGCCGCTTCGACTCGTTTAGAG CCATCAAATCCGAAATGCGTCGCCCCGGACTTACTATCCGCCAAAAGTCTCTCTCTGAACGCGGATTCGTATTTATGCGCTGGAAAGAGAGGTTTTTGGTCCCAGAACACCAAGTCCGTGGAATTCGTGGGGCGAGCTATGACG GCTTTTATTATGTCTGCGTTCAATTGAATTCGCCCGCCGAGTCTCCGTCTGCGACGCACAGTCATCCATTCCGCGAACCGACATCACCTGTCCAGAGTTACCATCCTCTCCCCCACCTCCCACATAGTCAACCCCATCACACACATTCCCATGTACCTCCAACGCGCACGCGAACCATGTCATCCGCGTCTGCCAATTCGGCACGATCGCCCGGTCCCATGTTGCCCGAAGTTCTCCAATCGGCCGAAGAGTTCCCGCCCCTGTCGCCGACCAGTTCACGCCGCACGTCCCAATCCCAgcctccacaacctcaaaTCCACACTCAAAATCTCAATCACCGAGCGACGTCTCCTACGAGCCCACGTATTACTCGCTCCCGAGAGAGTTTTAGTGGGCATGGAGGGGGGCGTGGACCGAGAACTTCGACGGCCACGATGACTGGATTCTATTTCCATCAGAATTCAGAACC GTACCAACAACTTACGTTACACCACGTACCCGAAAGGACGACCTCGGTATTTGAGTTCTGCTAA
- a CDS encoding protein-tyrosine phosphatase, with protein MSSPSSSKSRSNRVPKYLLDALRDPDLLMENWSVLADLDYYRQQAMRESLVRTHYAKPPEIARYSISQAGENRNRNRYQNVAPYDLNAVRVGEETFGPGRGMYLNASWVRERAGGALWIASQAPLPNTHYEFLALCTDITPKEKRVRTIVQLTPWPSLSAPRRTLGPKSRLRVTVARKRFVAEADCFIRSLEITYEDWTEGPSPVFEVRHLAYDSWADHGVPNSPSTAYQLALLADRCNRMPHTPEPGEETDPAPPPILVHCSAGVGRTGTFIAVSSLLRSFGLLPPAARPPWDTYVPEPSAATAADSLPDDDQVVQEVDALREQRTLMVQMPEQMEFIYGVLTAALSGKFEGQPTGAA; from the exons ATGTCTTCTCCCTCGTCTTCCAAGTCCAGGTCGAACAGGGTCCCAAAGTATCTTTTGGACGCTTTGCGTGACCCAGATTTGCTCATGGAAAACTGGTCGGTTTTGGCCGACTTGGACTATTACCGACAGCAAGCTATGCGCGAATCGTTGGTGCGCACGCATTACGCCAAGCCACCCGAGATCGCACGGTACTCGATCTCTCAAGCCGGAGAAAACAGGAACCGAAATCGATATCAGAATGTTGCGCCGTATGACTTGAACGCTGTTCGTGTGGGTGAAGAAACGTTTGGTCCTGGGCGAGGGATGTATTTGAATGCAAGTTGGGTAAGGGAGCGGGCCGGTGGCGCATTGTGGATTGCTTCCCAG GCTCCGCTCCCAAACACTCATTACGAATTCCTGGCATTGTGTACGGATATTACTCCCAAAGAGAAGCGAGTGCGAACGATTGTGCAGCTCACACCCTGG CCGAGTCTCTCAGCACCCAGACGAACCCTTGGCCCCAAATCTCGCCTACGAGTAACGGTTGCGCGGAAACGATTTGTTGCCGAAGCGGATTGCTTTATACGCAGCTTGGAGATTACGTATGAAGATTGGACTGAAGGACCGAGCCCCGTATTCGAGGTGCGCCATTTGGCATACGATAGTTGGGCGGATCACGGGGTTCCCAACTCGCCAAGTACAGCATACCAACTCGCCTTGCTTGCCGATCGATGCAACCGCATGCCTCACACACCCGAACCGGGTGAAGAGACCGACCCCGCTCCCCCACCTATACTTGTGCATTGCAGCGCCGGTGTAGGACGCACCGGAACATTTATCGCCGTGTCTTCGTTGCTGCGGTCGTTTGGACTTTTACCTCCCGCTGCTCGGCCACCTTGGGATACTTACGTCCCTGAACCCAGTGCGGCTACAGCTGCGGATAGCTTGCCCGATGATGATCAGGTTGTGCAGGAAGTTGATGCGTTGAGAGAACAGCGGACTTTGATGGTACAGATGCCAGAACAGATGGAGTTCATATACGGTGTCTTGACAGCAGCGCTGTCCGGTAAGTTCGAGGGACAGCCAACTGGGGCGGCATGa
- a CDS encoding TCP-1/cpn60 chaperonin family (T-complex protein 1) translates to MASEAAAPAPTAAPAAGKSGEKSFNDKGKPMEVRLSNMTAAKAIGDVVRTSLGPKGMDKMIQTSQGEVIITNDGATILKHIAVLHPAAKMLVELSAAQDIEAGDGTTSVVVLAGSLLGAAEKLLSKGIHPTVIAESFLRASAKAVEYLTDISTPVDLKDKGSLLRAASTSLNSKIVSQYSSILAPIAVSAVTRLITPTSANVDLRDIRIVKKVGGTIEDTELVEGVVLNQNVITTAGGPTRIEKAKIALIQFQLSAPKPDMDNTVVVNDYRQMDKILKEERQYLLNMCKKIKKTGCNVILIQKSILRDATNEMSLHFLSKLKILVVKEIERDEIEFLAKSTGCKPIADIEAFTEDKLGYADLVDEVEKSGARIVTISGVKNQGRTVSVLCMGANSLVLEESERSLHDALCVVRCLVKKRALIAGGGAPEIHVSRLLSQYAQTLKGMESYCFQAYADALEVIPTTLAENAGLNPIAIVTELRNRHALGEKNAGINVRKGLISNILEEDVVQPLLVSTSAVELATETVALLLKVDDYHLTR, encoded by the exons ATGGCATCTGAAGCTGCTGCACCCGCACCAACTGCTGCCCCGGCTGCTGGTAAATCCGGCGAAAAGTCTTTCAATGATAAG GGCAAGCCTATGGAGGTCAGGCTGTCCAACATGACAGCCGCCAAAG CGATTGGCGATGTTGTGAGGACTTCGTTGGGCCCAAAGGGTATGGACAAGATG ATACAAACATCTCAAGGGGAAGTCATCATCACCAACGACGGTGCAACGATTCTTAAGCACATCGCAGTCTTGCATCCTGCCGCGAAGATG TTGGTAGAACTTTCAGCGGCTCAGGATATCGAGGCCGGAGATGGTACGACTAGCGTTGTGGTTTTGGCAGGAAGCTTGCTTGGCGCAGCTGAAAAGCTGCTCTCCAAAG GCATACATCCTACGGTCATTGCCGAGTCGTTCCTCCGCGCGTCAGCCAAAGCGGTCGAATATTTGACTGATATTTCTACCCCTGTTGACTTGAAAGACAAGGGATCGCTGTTGCGCGCTGCAAGCACGTCCCTAAACTCCAAG ATCGTGTCTCAATACTCCTCCATCCTTGCTCCCATCGCCGTCTCTGCTGTTACTCGTCTCATCACCCCTACCTCTGCGAACGTAGATTTGCGGGATATTCGTATCGTCAAGAAAGTCGGAGGAACGATTGAAGACACCGAACTTGTGGAGGGCGTAGTATTGAATCAAAATGTGATAACTACGGCTGGGGGACCGACTAGGATAGAAAAGGCCAAGATTGCGTTGATTCAGTTCCAGCTGAGCGCACCTAAGCCCGAC ATGGACAATACCGTCGTGGTCAATGACTACCGTCAAATGGACAAGATCCTTAAGGAGGAACGCCAGTATCTTCTCAATATGTGCAAAAAGATCAAAAAGACGGGCTGCAATGTGATCCTTATCCAAAAATCCATCCTCCGCGACGCGACAAACGAAATGTCACTCCACTTTTTGTCCAAACTCAAGATTCTGGTCGTCAAAGAAATCGAACGAGACGAGATTGAGTTTTTGGCCAAGAGCACGGGGTGCAAGCCCATCGCGGATATCGAGGCGTTTACGGAAGACAAGCTCGGGTACGCGGACTTAGTGGACGAAGTCGAGAAATCCGGCGCGAGGATCGTGACGATCTCAGGTGTCAAAAACCAGGGCCGAACGGTCTCGGTGCTATGCATGGGTGCCAACTCGTTGGTCCTTGAAGAGTCGGAGAGGAGTCTTCATGATGCGTTGTGTGTAGTTCGGTGCCTGGTCAAGAAGCG AGCTCTGATCGCAGGCGGcggcgctcccgagattcaTGTCTCCCGGCTGCTGTCGCAATATGCACAAACACTCAAGGGAATGGAATCTTATTGTTTCCAGGCGTATGCCGACGCACTCGAGGTTATTCCGACCACCTTGGCAGAGAATGCCGGATTGAACCCGATTGCGATCGTTACTGAATTACGCAACCGTCATGCGCTTGGGGAGAAGAATGCAGGTATCAACGTCCGCAAG GGACTTATTTCGAACATTTTGGAAGAGGATGTGGTTCAACCATTGTTGGTGTCCACGAGTGCGGTAGAACTTGCAACCGAAACTGTTGCATTATTGCTCAAGGTGGACGATTACCACCTTACACGATGA
- a CDS encoding 2-isopropylmalate synthase: MPMLKNPAVKYRPYTPLDLHDRTWPSKTITKPPIWLSTDLRDGNQALANPMSIAQKTRFFQQIVKCGLKEIEISYPAASETDFQFTRNLIEGGLIPDDVWIQVLTPARADLITRTFEALAGANKAILHMYNACCPCFRDVVFRNSQDETVELAVTHTKLVRKLVDEYSAKYGTQFKYEYSPETFSQTEPDFAARVCEEVKKAWGKAGLAEERIIFNLPATVEIATPNHYADQIELFARSISEREKVIISLHPHNDRGTAVAAAELAMMAGADRVEGTLLGNGERTGNVDIVTLALNQYSQGVSPGLDFSDLQAVIDVVTACTELPVHPRHPYAGELVFTAFSGSHQDAIKKGFEAQAKRHAADIKTGNMLYWEIPYLPIDPADLGCTYEAVIRVNSQSGKGGISYLIKQALALDLPRRMQALSEETGKEITMEDIVSSFKKTYRFGGGVYEGRLVLKSFTLSEVPPSRPTSPNQENGVHDTGRRFEGKLLVDGAVRMIRGEGNGPLSALLDALYGHLDLHLSVREYSEHSIGEGTSVKAASYVELVKPDADPNDKTIGGYWGIGVDANIAASALRAVISAANNALGSDPVTPAKAHIVESEADIATAVYDSLSLELPRHLQTAFLKVTKLNTSLPMTYEYDQVSQGPFTLREYAILKKDAHTRRFEGIVSIAGQNEEVIGEGNGPLSAFLAGLHAHLSKNARTPQTPGAELHGQIEIREFAQHSIGTGSSVKAASYVLLGMDAASNRRTAWGIGVDEDISVSGLRAVLSAFLKLSQQFDPVCAMRHNVHTVVMVTRRGTRINTTTQVAAFRLVHSFEKLYKARILHTKLEDRNTTHLFLTWTHILDIVVVMPHQGPYVQPGDTLEGFLRYFWQSQIATAEREEPDFKHPPLPLARIKKVMKSDPEVKMISADAPILFSKACEIFISEVTARAYLVAEQHKRRTLAKADVARALSKSDQFDFLIDIVPREEGSKRSARGGLNRSEPKPGPSGSGIAAATDSTLTTDTGAILSDNVQATEDLLEGEQTNAGLMAQPIPGYPVSGSVNFAYPPGSTHHQ; this comes from the exons ATGCCTATGCT CAAGAACCCCGCGGTCAAATATAGGCCATACACCCCACTCGACCTCCACGATCGTACATGGCCGAGCAAGACTATCACTAAGCCTCCTATTTGGCTATCTACAGACTTGCGTGATGGAAATCAGGCCCTCGCAAACCCGATGTCTATTGCCCAAAAAACTCGCTTCTTCCAGCAGATTGTCAAGTGTGGATTGAAAGAGATCGAGATTTCGTACCCTGCTGCCAGCGAAACCGACTTCCAGTTTACTCGTAATTTGATCGAGGGTGGGCTTATTCCCGACGATGTATGGATCCAG GTATTGACCCCTGCTCGGGCCGACCTCATTACCCGGACGTTCGAAGCTCTCGCCGGAGCCAATAAAGCCATTTTGCACATGTACAATGCGTGTTGCCCCTGCTTCCGTGATGTCGTATTCCGCAACTCGCAAGACGAAACCGTCGAGCTTGCGGTCACACATACTAAGCTTGTACGAAAACTCGTTGATGAATACTCAGCCAAGTACGGCACCCAGTTCAAGTATGAATACAGCCCAGAGACGTTCTCTCAAACTGAGCCAGATTTTGCGGCTCGCGTTTGTGAGGAAGTCAAGAAGGCCTGGGGCAAGGCAGGCCTCGCCGAGGAAAGGATCATATTCAATTTGCCAGCGACCGTCGAGATTGCGACTCCGAATCATTATGCGGACCAG ATCGAGCTCTTTGCGCGGAGTATTTCCGAGCGAGAAAAGGTTATTATTAGTTTACATCCTCATAACGATCGAGGCACCGCGGTTGCCGCTGCTGAACTCGCCATGATGGCTGGGGCCGACAGAGTAGAGGGCACCTTGCTCGGAAACGGCGAACGGACCGGCAACGTTGACATTGTGACTCTTGCTCTTAACCAGTATAGCCAAGGTGTCTCGCCAGGTCTCGACTTTAGCGATTTGCAGGCCGTTATCGATGTGGTGACTGCTTGCACTGAGCTACCTGTTCATCCTCGACACCCTTATGCAGGCGAACTCGTATTCACTGCTTTCTCCGGCTCACATCAAGATGCGATCAAAAAGGGCTTCGAGGCGCAGGCCAAACGTCATGCAGCCGATATCAAAACAGGCAATATGCTATACTGGGAAATCCCATATCTGCCTATTGATCCTGCAGACCTTGGATGCACCTATGAAGCAGTCATTCGCGTCAATTCGCAGTCAGGAAAGGGAGGAATTTCGTACTTGATCAAGCAGGCTTTGGCTCTCGATCTTCCTCGTCGTATGCAA GCGTTATCAGAAGAGACTGGAAAAGAAAtaacaatggaagacatcGTATCTTCCTTCAAGAAGACATATCGCTTTGGAGGCGGAGTTTATGAAGGCCGTCTGGTCTTGAAGTCCTTTACTCTATCCGAGGTTCCACCCTCAAGACCAACTTCGCCTAACCAAGAGAACGGAGTTCATGACACAGGTCGCCGTTTCGAAGGGAAGCTCTTGGTCGATGGTGCAGTACGCATGATTCGTGGTGAAGGCAATGGTCCTCTTTCTGCTCTTCTCGATGCCCTGTATGGGCACTTGGACCTGCACCTTTCTGTTCGTGAATACTCTGAACACTCTATCGGAGAAGGAACTTCTGTCAAGGCCGCATCCTACGTTGAACTTGTTAAACCGGACGCAGATCCCAATGACAAGACTATTGGCGGATATTGGGGAATAGGTGTTGATGCTAATATAGCTGCATCCGCTCTGCGCGCTGTAATTAGTGCCGCGAATAATGCCCTCGGGAGCGACCCTGTTACCCCAGCCAAGGCTCACATTGTCGAAAGCGAGGCAGACATTGCCACGGCGGTCTACGATAGCTTGTCATTGGAATTGCCAAGACATTTGCAAACTGCCTTCCTCAAAGTTACGAAACTCAACACGTCTCTACCAATG ACATACGAATACGATCAAGTTTCGCAGGGACCGTTTACTCTGCGCGAGTATGCAATCCTCAAAAAAGATGCCCATACGCGAAGGTTCGAGGGAATTGTTTCCATCGCTGGACAGAACGAGGAAGTTATTGGAGAAGGAAACGGCCCGTTGTCCGCATTCCTTGCCGGACTGCATGCCCACCTGAGCAAGAACGCACGGACCCCTCAAACACCTGGGGCCGAATTGCACGGCCAGATCGAAATTCGTGAGTTTGCTCAACACTCGATTGGAACTGGGTCAAGCGTCAAGGCCGCGTCGTACGTCTTGCTCGGCATGGATGCTGCATCGAATCGCCGAACCGCGTGGGGCATTGGAGTCGACGAAGACATTTCAGTCAGTGGTCTCAGGGCTGTTTTGAGTGCTTT TTTGAAGTTATCACAACAATTCGACCCTGTATGCGCCATGAGGCATAATGTTCACACCGTTGTAATGGTAACCCGCCGCGGCACTCGGATAAATACGACCACACAAGTTGCTGCATTCCGACTCGTCCATTCCTTCGAGAAACT GTATAAAGCACGTATTCTACACACGAAACTTGAGGACCGTAATACTACTCATCTCTTCTTAACTTGGACACATATTTTAGACATTGTTGTTGTGATGCCGCACCAAGGACCATATGTTCAACCGGGTGATACCCTAGAAGGATTCCTCAGATATTTCTGGCAAAGTCAGATAGCTACCGCCGAGCGAGAAGAGCCTGACTTCAAGCATCCTCCTCTGCCATTGGCTCGAATTAAGAAGGTTATGAAGAGTGACCCCGAAGTAAAA ATGATATCAGCAGATG CACCTATCCTTTTCTCCAAGGCCTGTGAAA TTTTCATCTCGGAAGTCACCGCACGTGCCTATCTTGTCGCAGAACAGCATAAACGCCGCACACTTGCCAAAGCCGATGTCGCGCGAGCCCTGAGCAAGAGCGACCAATTTGACTTTCTAATCGATATTGTGCCTCGCGAGGAGGGCTCGAAACGCAGTGCCCGCGGTGGACTAAACCGAAGCGAGCCGAAGCCGGGTCCTTCGGGATCTGGGATTGCTGCTGCGACTGACAGCACGCTGACCACGGATACGGGTGCTATTCTATCGGACAATGTTCAAGCCACTGAGGATTTACTGGAAGGG GAACAAACTAATGCCGGGTTAATGGCGCAGCCCATCCCAGGGTATCCCGTTTCGGGATCTGTGAAC TTTGCTTACCCTCCCGGAAGCACGCACCACCAATAA